Proteins from a genomic interval of Campylobacter concisus:
- a CDS encoding biotin synthase gives MKTIMLCAICSVTQGNCAEDCAYCTQSAKAGADITKFKEKSVQQVVDEAKMAYKNHALGFCLVTSGARLNDKKTDYIVSLAKVVHKEVPNLMLIACNGMATYEQLSELKKAGVFSYNHNLETSREFFPKICKTHTWDERYQTNLDAKRAGLMLCTGGIYGVGESEADRVSFRASLKELEPFSSPINFFIKNESLSLDLPPLSADEALKIVRETKSALPETRVMIAGGREKILGDRQYEIFENGADAIVIGDYLTAKGEKASKDIEELTKRGFSFASICH, from the coding sequence ATGAAAACAATTATGCTCTGTGCGATATGCTCAGTCACTCAAGGAAACTGCGCCGAGGACTGCGCTTATTGCACGCAAAGTGCCAAAGCTGGCGCTGATATCACGAAATTTAAAGAAAAAAGCGTGCAGCAGGTGGTGGACGAAGCCAAAATGGCTTATAAAAACCACGCTCTTGGCTTTTGTTTAGTCACAAGTGGTGCTAGGCTGAATGACAAAAAGACCGACTACATCGTCTCTTTAGCAAAGGTAGTGCATAAAGAAGTACCAAATTTGATGCTCATCGCATGTAACGGTATGGCAACTTACGAGCAGCTTAGCGAGCTTAAAAAGGCTGGCGTTTTTAGTTACAACCACAACCTTGAAACAAGCCGAGAATTTTTCCCAAAAATTTGCAAAACTCACACTTGGGATGAGAGGTATCAGACAAATTTAGATGCAAAAAGAGCTGGGCTCATGCTTTGTACTGGTGGCATTTACGGTGTTGGTGAGAGCGAGGCTGACAGAGTGAGCTTTAGAGCTAGTTTAAAAGAGCTTGAGCCGTTTTCATCGCCGATAAATTTTTTCATAAAAAATGAATCTCTAAGTCTTGATCTGCCTCCTCTTAGTGCGGATGAAGCCCTAAAAATAGTGCGTGAGACCAAAAGCGCTCTACCAGAAACTAGAGTCATGATAGCTGGCGGCAGAGAGAAAATTTTAGGCGATAGACAATACGAGATCTTTGAAAATGGCGCCGATGCGATCGTCATTGGCGACTATCTCACCGCAAAAGGCGAGAAAGCTAGCAAGGATATCGAGGAGCTTACAAAGCGTGGTT